A region of Clostridia bacterium DNA encodes the following proteins:
- a CDS encoding ABC transporter permease — protein sequence MKRAWEQHSVLIAVLVGVVILFSILSPTGFMSWNNIQTVLFQVPEFGLLTLGMMMVILTGGINLAISSISALSGIIAAFVMVRSDLGMGTYATILAAVLAAMAAAAAMGAASGYIVAFIGVSPILVTLGMKILLEGVCMRLTKGGSISGYPEEFYFLGSGAVAKIPVPILIFALAAVIAHVLLNRTPWGMKMCMTGSNRTASQFSGIDVKKALLQAYVYSSIMAGIASMIMISRYNSAKVTLGSSYLLQSISAAVLGGTDMAGGRGSVLGTMIAICIIQVISNGLNILGTNRFITDAIMGVILVSVLVLSRYSQIRGSIRPKAADVSAGAGTGAEH from the coding sequence ATGAAGCGAGCTTGGGAACAGCATTCCGTCCTCATAGCTGTCCTTGTCGGAGTAGTGATCCTCTTCTCGATCCTGTCGCCGACGGGCTTTATGAGCTGGAATAACATTCAAACGGTTCTATTCCAAGTCCCTGAGTTCGGGCTTCTCACTCTTGGGATGATGATGGTGATACTCACAGGCGGGATAAACCTCGCAATCAGCTCGATCTCTGCGCTATCGGGGATAATCGCCGCCTTCGTGATGGTGAGAAGCGATCTCGGAATGGGGACGTATGCGACGATTCTGGCAGCGGTTCTGGCTGCGATGGCTGCGGCTGCTGCGATGGGAGCAGCGAGCGGCTATATTGTGGCTTTCATCGGAGTCAGCCCCATCCTGGTAACGCTTGGGATGAAAATACTGCTGGAAGGCGTGTGCATGCGGCTGACCAAAGGAGGATCCATATCGGGATACCCGGAGGAGTTCTACTTCCTTGGCAGCGGCGCCGTAGCCAAGATCCCTGTGCCGATTCTGATCTTTGCTTTAGCCGCGGTAATAGCGCATGTGCTGCTCAATCGAACCCCTTGGGGGATGAAGATGTGCATGACCGGCAGCAATCGAACAGCGTCCCAATTCTCAGGGATAGATGTAAAGAAGGCGTTGCTGCAAGCGTATGTATACTCCTCCATCATGGCCGGAATTGCTTCGATGATCATGATCTCCCGCTACAATTCGGCCAAAGTGACCCTCGGCTCTTCCTATCTGCTTCAGAGCATTTCGGCTGCAGTTCTGGGCGGGACTGACATGGCCGGGGGCAGGGGAAGCGTGCTCGGGACTATGATTGCCATATGCATTATTCAGGTGATTTCGAACGGCCTAAACATACTTGGGACGAACCGGTTCATCACGGACGCGATCATGGGGGTAATACTCGTCTCCGTTCTGGTTTTGAGCCGCTACAGCCAAATTCGCGGCTCTATCAGGCCAAAAGCCGCTGACGTTAGCGCTGGCGCTGGCACCGGAGCTGAGCACTAG
- a CDS encoding ABC transporter permease, whose amino-acid sequence MVGVLKRKEANILYIIVAISIAISIRNRAFLTWENALDLLKANAVMGMVAMGMLMAILTGGIDVSVGAVTAVVTVMTGRLMLSMNLNLSVVFVLAGVFGALMGFINGFCIAAFNLPPIVVTLGTVSVYNGLNLYCTNGTWITNLPQWFQDFGDITVLGLPIQVVFLAAAALVTWFVLNHTVVGRGIYAMGGNLDAARRTGFNVSRITMFVYSYIGFMAGIAAVVHSSIVKMVDPNAFAGFDLQVIAVVVLGGANALGGEGSVFGTLLGLLMIGIINNGLILAWIPTYWQQVIVGIIILSAVCFDVIRRRNTERSMCKIDIA is encoded by the coding sequence ATGGTAGGCGTCCTGAAGCGCAAAGAAGCTAATATTCTGTATATCATAGTGGCCATCAGCATTGCGATATCGATTAGGAACAGAGCGTTTCTGACATGGGAAAACGCACTTGATCTTCTCAAAGCCAACGCAGTTATGGGCATGGTGGCCATGGGCATGCTCATGGCGATTCTCACGGGCGGAATAGACGTGTCGGTGGGCGCCGTCACTGCTGTGGTGACTGTGATGACCGGGCGGCTCATGCTGAGCATGAACCTGAACCTGTCTGTTGTGTTTGTCCTTGCAGGCGTGTTCGGAGCTCTTATGGGCTTCATAAACGGCTTCTGTATCGCCGCTTTCAACTTGCCCCCGATCGTTGTGACTCTTGGCACAGTGAGTGTGTATAATGGCCTGAACCTGTACTGCACGAACGGAACCTGGATAACGAACCTGCCGCAGTGGTTCCAGGATTTTGGGGATATCACTGTGCTCGGGTTGCCCATCCAAGTCGTATTCCTGGCAGCGGCAGCCTTGGTCACCTGGTTCGTTCTCAACCACACGGTGGTGGGCAGAGGAATCTACGCCATGGGCGGCAATCTCGATGCAGCCCGGAGAACGGGGTTCAACGTAAGTCGGATCACCATGTTTGTCTATTCCTATATCGGCTTCATGGCCGGAATCGCGGCAGTTGTGCACTCCTCCATAGTCAAGATGGTCGACCCGAACGCTTTTGCCGGATTTGATCTGCAGGTCATCGCTGTAGTAGTTCTAGGCGGAGCCAATGCGCTGGGCGGCGAGGGCAGTGTGTTCGGGACGCTTCTGGGATTGCTCATGATCGGGATAATCAACAACGGTCTTATCCTGGCATGGATACCTACATACTGGCAGCAGGTGATCGTCGGCATTATCATCCTATCTGCAGTTTGCTTCGATGTGATTCGTCGGAGGAACACTGAAAGATCCATGTGCAAGATCGACATCGCCTGA